The DNA region GGTAGAAACGACAGTCCGTCAACAATGTGATTGGCTGGCAACTCGACGTTCAGCGCATCGAGCACGGTGGGATAGAGGTCAATGGCTCCGACAACGGTGTTATCGGTCGTGCCCGGTTTGATCTTGCCCGGCCAACGCACCATCAACGGCACACGTTGACCACCCTCGTAGATGCGCGCCTTGCCTTCGCGCAAGGGTGCATTGTTAGTGGGGCCTTCACCTCCGGCCCACTTTCGCCACTCCCGAATCGCGGCCATCTTCGGGTGATTCACACCTAGGTTGGCGATCTTGCGGTCGTCCTCACGATTGCTGTGCACATTGCCGCCATTGTCCGAATAGAATACGAACAGCGTGTTCTCGGTCAGTCCCAATTCGTCCAGCTTGGCCATCACGCGGCCAAGGCTTTCATCCACACTCTTGAGCATCGACGCCATGATCGGATTCCGCTGCTCACCCCGCGGATCGGTCTTTTTTGCGAATGCGGCCGTGTATTCTTCCTTGTGCCCCCAAGGTCCGTGCACGCCATACTGCCAGAGGTTCAGGAAGAACGGCTCGTCCCGATGTACTTCGATGAACTTCAACGCCTCATCGGTCAGGCGATCCGTGATGTATTCCCCATCGGGTCCATCGGTGATGTTGCCCACGTGATGCTGACCGGTCGGGCGTCCTTCGGTTACGACCCCATAGGGTGAAAAATAGCTCGGCGGCCCTGGATCGGGCGCGCATCCCCAAGTCGTTTCGAAACCGTTCTGATCCGGTCGATTCGCCGGCATCAGACCGAGGTGCCATTTACCAAAGTGCCCCGTTCGATAGTCTGCGTCTCGCAACACCTCCGCCAAGGTCACGATCGCCGGATCAATGAAGTTCTTGCTGTTTGCGAAGATGAACTGCGCGGCTGGTGAAGCCTTCTCGGGATAGGGCGAAGCGTTTGGTGCCGCGGGCGGTTGATGGCCACTGGCGGACGTAATGCCATGACGCGCTGAGTGCTGCCCCGAGAGAATTGAGCACCGCGTTGGCGAGCACAGCGGCACGGCGTAGGCATCCGTGAATCGCATCGACTGCGTCGCCAATCGTTCCATGTTCGGGGTCTCGTAGTACTGCGACCCATAAGCGGAGCTATCCATCCAGCCCATGTCATCAACGACAAAGAGCACGACGTTGGGCTGGTCCTTAGCCGCGGCGGGAACCCCCCCAACGAACAGCAACGCGGTCACGGCGGTCCAAGTCAATTTCATTGCAGGTCTCATTGTCGTAAAAGCAGGGTGGGCATCTTCCACCCATTCGTTGCCGATCTTGTTCGGTGGGCGGAGTTCACCCTACCCTTAACCGATTCTATAATCCAGTGGTTGCGGCGTGGGGTCAAAAAGCTCGAACCAATACTTTGGCAGATGAAAACCGAAGCCGCGTCATCAACGGCGGCACGATTTTGGGGTTGAGATCGAGGGCAACTGGATCGGCGATGTCGAAAAAGCCTTGCAACACGATGACGCTGCGCAGCGGAAATCCAACCGGTTCGTCCGAGATCGGTGGATGCCTATTGCTTGAAAGTCCGTTTTTGCCGGTGTCTAATGTTCGGCTGAGATATTTGACCGGACACCGTTGATTGCCAATGAGTTTATAAGACCGCATCCAATTCAGAATTCTACCACGCGGCCTCGTTTTCCGTTGGTACTGGAGTTACACCAGAAGAAGTCAGCGCATGCATGATCCCGATATCATCGTGAAGGCCATCGCCGCGCACGCATAGTGGAAGTTTCGACTTCGCGAGGCCATCAAGACCAAGAAGAGCGAATGGACCGTCAAGCAAGTCCAAACGGACAACCCGTGTGAATTTGGCATTTGGCTCCAAACGCTGCCACCGGAAGACCGCAAGTCCCAGCTCTGATGCCGGTTGCACAAACAACCGCCTGCGGAACTCTATTCACGGCCTCGCGGGTAGGGTCACCCCAGCCAACCCCTCCCAGAGGACGTCGATTGTATTACTGAGCGATCGCGGGTTGCCAGCAATGGGAATTGAGCCCAGCGAGGGGGAGGGCTGAACACAATGCGTGTCTACCCACACACGAACCAAACATGACCAAACGAAACCCATCGAAGACGCCCGCGAACTTCGCAAGCGGCAAACGGAATCTAAGGTTTCGTTCTGGAGTGTGCCGCATGCGAA from Novipirellula artificiosorum includes:
- a CDS encoding sulfatase, whose product is MKLTWTAVTALLFVGGVPAAAKDQPNVVLFVVDDMGWMDSSAYGSQYYETPNMERLATQSMRFTDAYAVPLCSPTRCSILSGQHSARHGITSASGHQPPAAPNASPYPEKASPAAQFIFANSKNFIDPAIVTLAEVLRDADYRTGHFGKWHLGLMPANRPDQNGFETTWGCAPDPGPPSYFSPYGVVTEGRPTGQHHVGNITDGPDGEYITDRLTDEALKFIEVHRDEPFFLNLWQYGVHGPWGHKEEYTAAFAKKTDPRGEQRNPIMASMLKSVDESLGRVMAKLDELGLTENTLFVFYSDNGGNVHSNREDDRKIANLGVNHPKMAAIREWRKWAGGEGPTNNAPLREGKARIYEGGQRVPLMVRWPGKIKPGTTDNTVVGAIDLYPTVLDALNVELPANHIVDGLSFLPVLERTGRLNREAYFTWFPHIIPAVSVRKGEWKLIRRFEPHRDYPEVRELYNLTKDISETNNLAETMPDRVKALDALIDEFIADTGALVPKPNPAYRPQVAMAARSHDAGLVPKMCSVEVKNGALVVTMEPGKRNPFLGTAQIKTGIPLTLHLRARSQTGGAGMVQWKLAAQENFPAQGQTVEFDLPAGSEWQELRIDLPIEKTTQIVRLYLPLEKGPVEIQSIDYLDANTKKSVKRWEFQ